In the Arachis ipaensis cultivar K30076 chromosome B04, Araip1.1, whole genome shotgun sequence genome, AAAAGCCGTTATCCTACTCAAGATCTGACGAAGAGAAAAGTCTGGCTTCATATTTTGTTCTTTCCATGGAAGAAGATTGCTTGTTTGAAATCATCGATGATAGGGTGACAAAAGAAGCAGAGAAAGAACATATCATTGCAGTTGCGAATCTTGCATACAGATGCCTTGAGCTAAATGGGAAAAGAAGGCCAACTATGAAAGAAGTCACAAGAGAAATGGATGAGAtctggaaattggagaggaagtCTAATAATGCACTacaaaatcatcatgaagaaatTGAGCATCCTGCAATTGAATATCACCATCCTTGGGTTGCAGATTCTGCTTCTGATATAGGTCCAAGCAACCTAACACTCACATCAGAGCCAGAGGTTATGGATATTCTTACCAAATAATTGGTAtgttttcttaatattttcggtCATATATATGTAGAACAAGTCATAATGGTATTTTTGTGTAACTTTGGTCACTGATCATGATAGGTTTATATATATGTACTGTCAGTCATAGGCTCAGTCTTTTAATCTTCTTTCTTTGGTTGCTTTTTGGCTGAATCAACCTGAAATTGAGTTGTTAACATATATATACACCTTCCGGCAGCAGCAAAGTCACACGATAtgtatatattaaataattaaacatAGTGACAAATTAATTGTCTTCTTGTTAGATCAGATAAAATTGAATTTTACCTATACTAGAGTCTAGAGGTACTTGCATAAGTGATTACGACATTTTTTATTGATCAATCTTAACTTCTTTGGGGTTTTCTTCTTGTCCCTAGTTAGTGCTATAGGACAAAACAATCCACCCCATTAAACGAGTGATTAATGCAAGCTATTggttaatataaattttaatatgtGCTTCTTCTCAAAGACATAATCACTTCTTTACCTTCCTCATCAAGGATCAAATTAAACCATTAATGAATACAATGGTTATGCTGCGATTTGTATTTCGTATTATCATTTTGATAACatggatcatcatcatcatgcatcCACTATTTGCATGTGGAAAATTGGATTTGTAAGTTTTGCACAACCCAATCATGGCACAACCTGAATGCGATTCAATGTGTGGAGATGTTGAGATCCCTTACCCATTTGGAATGAATGATCTGAAATGCTATGCAGATGAATGGTTCCAAATAGAATGCAAGAGTGACCATAAACCTTACCTCAAGCTTATAAACCTTGAAGTGAAAGCCATTGATGTTAACATAAGCACGGTTGAGGTTAAGAATCCAATTTTCCATAGGAAGTGTCGCCTTGGAGGCAAAGATTCTTCTCCTTCTCATCCCAAAGTAACCATCACGGAGCCTGCAAGTATTTTGCCGTGTAAGGAATATAAGAGAATGTGATTGGTTGATGTGTTAGTTAATCTGTTAAGCACCCATGTGAGAGTTTGTTACGAGGTTAAAAAGTTATTTATTTGGTTAGCCTAGTCAGCAGCCGATATATAATTTGTGAGGAAGCAAATTATCAATTTATCAATTCACTCTTTTCCCTCAAACATTTTCTTCCtcgtctttttcttcttctcatgtTGAAGCAATCTTAAATGGCTTACCTAAGGAATACACTTAGTTTATTAAATCATTACTCTAAACTTGTATCCATTGGAGAACTTGAAGCCTTACTCATGGCACATGAAGAACTACTCAAAAAGTGCAAGAAACATGATAATTTTATTCAAGCTCATGTATCAAACATCTCATTAGTCATTACCACATTCATGGTGGTATCCGTGGTGGAAGTAGCTTTTATTGTGGCAGAGGAGGAGCCAGATTTGCTCAAGGAGGTAGAATGGTGCATCCTCAGATTTGCTCGTGTTGGTATGACTCTGGTTATGAAGCACACACTCTAAAAACAACCTCAGTTTCTCACCACCTTAGGGATAATCTCTCATATTCCAATGCCTTGACGCAGAATGAAGCTGATTTTGCCATGCCTTCAGTGCTTAGAGATCGGAATTGGTATCCAAATTCAGGAGCTACTCATCATATGTTTTCTGATGCGTTGAACTTTATAGACAAATCAAATAGGCGTTGAGCTTTCAGATGCCTATACTTTCCTTATATTAGGCCTCACAATGCTCATAAAATTGATGATAGGTCTGAATTGTGTGCTTTTCTTGGATATGGAATTCAGTACAAAAGGTGATAGATGTCTAACTGCAGCTTGGAAAACAATCATTAGCAGACATGTGTTCTTCGACAAGACCAAGAGTCTACTCCAAACTAGCTTTCCTTCCTCAAAAAAAATGTCTCAATCATGAATGAGCTGCCTCAGTTGCCTATCCTTCAAGTTCTTGTTCAAACCGTGATGCTTCAACGATGGCTGAGTCTGAGCAGCAATATGCTATCATGCATCTCTGTCAACCCTACTCACCCAATGATAACGCGATCAAATAATGaaattttaaaaccaaaactGTTTCAAGCTCAGCTAACAACTAGTCTTGAACTAAAGAGTTATAAAGAAGCACTTACAATACCTCACTGGAAACAAGCCAAGAAATTGAGCATCCTACAATTTAATATCACCATCCTTAGGTTGCAGATTCTATTTCTGATATATGTCAAAGCAACATAACACACACCTCGGAGTCAGAGGTTATGCATATTCTTATCCAATAATTGGTAAGTTTTCTTAGGTTTTTGGGTCATATATATGTAATTTTGGTCACTTCTCATTACACGGTTGGAGTTATGAACTCCAAAAgacaaattttatattttatgtaaTTTTGGTCACACTGCTCATTATAGGTTTGTATGTACTGTCAATCATAGGCAGAGTCCTTTAATCTTCTTACTTTGGAATATGGAACCTTTGCTTTAGATGAATGAAAATTTACAGCTGAATCTGATCCAAGTAAAATAAATTTCCGCATAATGTTTTTTGGCTGCATCAACCTGGAATTGAGTTAACATATATATACACCTTCAGGCGGCAGCATAGTCACAAAGGTAtctatatattaaataattaaacatAGTGACAAGTTAATTGTCTTCATGTTAGATCAGATAAAATTGAATTCTACCTATACTTGAGGTACTTGCATAGATGATTACGACATTTCTTTATTAATCACTCTTAACTTCTTTGGGGTTTTCTTCTCGTCCCTAGTTACTGCTATGGAATAAAAGAAGCCGCCTCAGTAAACGAGTGATTAATGCAAGCTGTATTAGgcttatataaattataatatgtGCTTCTTCTCAAAGATATAATCACTCCTCTACCTTCCTCAACAAGGATCAAATTAAACCATTAATGACTACAATGGTTATGCTTCGATTTCTATTTCATATAATCATCATCATGCATCTATTATTGGCAAGTGGAAAATTGGATTTGCAATTTTTGCATGACCCAATCATGGCACAACCTGGGTGTGATTTAACGTGTGGAGATGTTGAGATCCCTTACCCATTTGGAATGAAGGATCCAAAATGCTATGCAGAGGAGTGGTTCCAAATAGAATGCAAGAGTAACCACACACCATACCTCAAGCTTATAAACCTTGAAGTGACAGCCATTGACGTTAACATTAGCACCGTTGAAGTCAAGAATCCAGTTTTCCATAGGAAGTGTCACGATGGAGGCAGAGATTCTTCTCTCTCTCGTCCCAAACCAACCATAGAAGATCCTGCAGGTATTTCTTTGAGAGGTAGCCCCTTTGTGTATTCCAACAAGCGCAACACATTCGTAGCTTTCGGTTGCAACATTCTTGGATTCTTGCACTCTAACCGTTCAGTAGTCGCCGGCTGCGTGTCAGTTTGCGGTCCAAAAGAGTTCACAAGACTCAAGAAATTGGTTGCCAGTGGAAAAAAGGTTAATCTTGGTTGCCATGGAAAGTTCTGTTGTGTTGCTTCAATACCAAGTCATCTATCAGAGTACGAGGTGACAATGGAAGATATAAGAAATGGAAGCATTGCTCCTGGGTGCGACGACTATGCGCTGATAGCAAAAAAATGGAGAGAGGAATTAACATGGATGGTGAATCAGAAAGAGAGTGAACTCAAGAAGAATGTGAGTCACTATGCACATGCTGTGCTGGAGTTTGAGATTCTGAATTGGATCAACATTGAAGCAACTAATGCAGAATGTCTTAAGACTAATGTGACGTCCTCAAAAATGGAGCACTCAGGTTGGAGATGCAAATGCAGAGTAGGATTCCATGGGAACCCATACATTGCTGGTGGCTGTGTAGGTCAGTACCTTTTTGCTGCAGACATCTAATTTTATCATAAAACTATATGTATGAACTATTCTGATTCGAATTAGATCATAGTATGTAGCTAGAAATGTTTTACAGAAGTATATTTACACTGACAATGTCATAATTCATAGAAACGAAGTTTGAGCACCTCATAAAAGTAATCCAAATTGTTTACCATTGAACCAATCCTAATTATGACTTTGATAGTTTGATATTAATATATTATCCATTTAACCATCTAGTGAATTTGAAGCAATTTAACCTTatattaatttcttcttttatcacatctatctattatttatcagAGAAAAGTATAACTAAATTTTTGATAAAAATTTTTAGTCCTCGACACTTTTCAATAGACAActtatttgtaattaaattttgtGTGAGACTTAATTATCGTtacgatataaaaaaaaaattaggacccaatgtatttttttctctttcttattttctctttattaCTTAATTGAAATGAATGAATGAGATCTTTTAAtagaatataaaaatatttacccATATGCATAAATTTCTGAATATTTTCACTCAATTTTTATGTGAAACGAAACATatctatataatatatattaaaatataaaatacacaataAAAATGAGTTAAAGAACATATAAATTGatacataaatacataatgaCTGATTTTTTATGTGCACATAACATTTTTTACCTATATTGAAGAAATTTCTAGTGTGAGTAAGTCTAATAACTCAAATAAACACGCTTACCAAATGTGAATCCTATCTTACATATAAAATAGTAGATCAACTTTTAATATAGGTATGTATGTCTAGGCTTATATGGTTAAGACTTGTTCGAAGGAGAATTTATCTTGAACTGAAAATCCTTTTCATTGTGTACTATCTTTTGAGTTTACTGTAATGTTATGTCTTGAAAATACAAAAGGCTTTAATACCATCATTCAATGAGATGTTAGTGTATATTTAACTTGGGGTAAAGATAGTTGAACCAAACACTTTTGTTGATATAACAATATACGAGATTAGATATATACAAAAACTTTATATTAATATAGTCCATACAAACTAAatattatttacttatttattattattataatttcaatctttttTCCATTTTCACGTTTCAGTTATTCGAGACCGTTGGTACCATTCCGAAGGAACTCCCACAAAAGAGCTTATGGTTGGTAAGTATGCATAAGCTCTCACTTGTAGTAAAAACTCATATGCAGTTATTTTCATATAAAGTTAATATTTAAAAGCCATTAGATAATTTAacaaatttgactaaattattatctaacaatttttaattatcaatttcacCAGAAAACAATTGCATGTGAGTCTTCACCCCCTCTTGTTTATTTTCAACTCACATGAAatcacatgttttgatttataGCTTGCCTAAATCACATTGTTCATCTAGTAAGTTAAAAGAAACATGTGTATTTGTTTTCAACTCTCACTTGTTTTGATTTATAGCTTGCCTAAAGttagaaaaattaaataactCCATGCAAGGTGGGTGCATGATTACATTATTTTGAATTGGAAAAAGTaatctcttatttatttattgttgtgTGACAAATGTATAGGACTTTTGTCAAGCCTCGGATCCATTATTTTATTGCTGGGTCTAAGGTGGCTCTATGAAGTTGAAAGGAAAAGAATAGCGAAAAAAAGCAGAGAAAGTTTCTTCAAAAAGAATGGTGGTGTGTTGTTAGAAAAGGTATTGTCTTCTAGTGAAGGTAGTTTTGATAAATTTAAACTTTTCAGCTTAAAGGAATTAGAGAAGGCCACAAACCACTTTAATGTGAACCGGATACTTGGAAATGGAGGTGAAGGTACTGTTTACAAGGGCATGCTACTAGATGGTAAAATTGTGGCTGTCAAGAAGTTTAAGGTCCAAGGAAAGATAGAACAATTCATCAATGAATTTGCTATTCTTTCGCAAATTGACCACAGAAATGTGGTTAAACTGTTGGGGTGTTGTTTGGAAACAGAGATTCCTCTGCTTGTTTATGAATTCATTCCCAATGGGACCCTTTTCCAATATTTGCATGACCAAGATGCATATCTACCAATGACATGGGAAATGCGTTTAAAGATTGCCATTGAAGTTGCAGGAGCTCTATTCTATTTACATTCAGCGGCTTCTAAGCCCATTTATCATAGAGATATTAAATCGACCAATATATTATTGGATGAAAAGTACAATGCAAAGGTGGCTGATTTTGGAACATCCAAAATGATTGCTATTGAAGACACACACCTCACCACATTAGTTAAAGGAACTTTCGGATACTTGGATCCTGAATATTTTCACACTAGTCAATTTACAGACAAGAGTGATGTTTATAGTTTCGGAGTAGTTCTTGTTGAACTTTTAACAGGGCAAAAGCCGGTTTCCTTTGTTGCCCCGGATGAGGCGCAAAATTTAGCATCATACTTTATTTTGTGCATGGAGGAAAAACGTGTGTTTGACATCATTGACAAAAGAATCATGTGGGAAGGAAGGAGAAAGCATATCAATGCAGTTGCCAAGCTTGCCAAAAGATGTTTAGACCTGAAAGGTATTAAGCGGCCTAGTATGAAGGAAGTCTCAATGCAATTATATGGTATCTGGGAGTTGCAAAGGAATTCTAGAGCATAAAAGCCCATGAAGAGACTTAGCTCACTGATGGTGATTACTGACCAATCCTACATATAGGTTAAATTCTTGACCAATTCTTGCTAAGGAATTCTGGGAGTTGAATGTCATAAAATGATTGGCACATTTTTGCAATTTGTTTTGTCACAAGAACATGAGGTGGAATGTATATACAAGGATGGGAATAACAAACTAAAACTGTTAGTTAATACCCTCCATCAATTCAAAATAACTCTTCCTATCAAACTTCTTAGATCAATCTACACAAGATGCAATTGTATCAAAATATATTAGTTCAACTATGTAGATATTGTTAGTCAGATATAATGATTTCCTAATGCCCTTCTCCCTCTCATGATGGGAGGGACATGTTTTTTTACACCCCATCTTAGACAGCAAAAACACTGAAATTGAGCAAAGAAAACTTCAGGCTTAATATATTTCAATAACTTGGCagaaaaattgagaaaatgaagGTTGGAGATGATACGTGGAGATAAagatgttcttccttagaaactaatctcttgctaatcgcAGTGTACAATAATAGGTATAAACCATAAGAAATACATCCCCAATCTGCAAACACCGGTTTAAAACAATCATCACAACTGGTGATGTTCTTCTCTTACAGGATGTTATATCTTGTTGAATCATATTATTTTCTGGGGCTTTAGTGTTGAACCCATGAGACAGTACATAACCATGTTTATgttgaaaattttaatttgaccaaaaagaataatttaatttataaatgatTACGTCCAGGGTACTTACATAAATATTAGCTCATGAAATGCCTTGACCCGTCTATGTGAGTGCAAGTACTTgtattgagaatctacttgataTTGTGTGTAGGAACACTCAGATAAAATTTGGTATTCTTGAAATCATCCAAAAGTGGGTTGTATCCGTCTTTGGTTCTCGTTTTTGTCGGCAAACCGAACTCTTCCATAAAAGCTGATGTATCCAGCTGCATCAGACAAAACTATTGCATAAACTTGCAAATTCATTGAAATGAAGCATATCAGGTATAGTCTTATAAGATAAATAGAAGCGAAATATACCAAAAGAAATTCcaataaaataattgaaaaggaTTTTCAGATTTGAGATTAAACAacagtttaattttaatacattgtTAGTCTAAAATGGTTCTATATTAGTAACCAATCAAGTACTATCGATTGCAAGATTTCTAAAATAGAAGGTAGTTGAGTAAAACAATTTTACTAACTTGACAATATTATTGGATATCTatgtaaaacttttttttttcttttcgataGTGCATTTAACTTTTACACTATGCAAAGATGCCTCATTTAGAACTTCTACATTGAACAGGCCATCCAATTTAACTAGTAAGTTATATCAGTAAGCATGCCaagcaaagaaaaataattatataaagaaACATTACCTATCTATACATGTATATGTAATTACTGGTACATGGGAAACAATTTTTAGATATGATATTTTTTGAGATTATTGGTATATTTAATCTATATAACCAACACCACCTAAGGAGACAAGGTATTGCAGTAATAATGTTAACAGAACTAACCGTAATTGttctccttttctttccttttttggaTGTATGATCACCCTTAAGTTTCAGCCAACCAGGCGGAgttcggaaaaaaaaaaaaaatcatgacaGGTTCATGAGTCATATTAACATACACATATTAACATTGACAAATAGTTGACTCTTTCTATTTAGGAACTACAAACAATGCTCAAGTTCATAGTTTTCAATAAAGGAAACAAAATGACCAGGAAATAGTACCAAGTAACGAACAACAATTCAAATAATGCCAATTACTTCAATCAGGAGGATGCCAATTACTTCAAATAATGTAGGAAGTTGATTTTACTACTACGCAGCTATTTATGCTCCCAATACAACAGGTTCTTTGCAATGTTATACTTCTTCCTCTAAACCACTGAATATCGAGGGACAGCTTATTTAATTTAATCATATGAGTTAGTGACTTAGATGATTGCTAATCACTTGTAACTTCATTTTCAGGATGTGCTTGAAAATGAAGAAACTAGATTGAAAGATGAGGCTGATGGGAAACCAAACCTTTGCGTCCATATAGTTCTCATAATCTGAGCTGCTTCCATCTTTCTGCAATTCAATAAAAAAGTAAGTGTGTTAGAGTGTCAACACACATTGGATTCAGGACACATAGGGTTAGTCTGTAAGTTGGGATTCTGGAGGAAAAGTGAGGGGAAGGGAAGGGGTGTAGCGTTAAATTTTGGATCTTTTCAATACAACCTTTCCTTCCCCTTTGAAATCCCAAACCCCTAGAGAGAGGATGAGAAAGTATTTTataacttcaaaattcaaatcatcATTCCTTACaaattctcaaaaaaaaaaaatgataagagTTCATAATACACATCACTTAAAAACAATGTGTTTGCAAATCAatccatttttatttttatttagatgTCAAGCACTAAAGTTGAAAGGAGATGGATAATGACTACATTTTAAGTACAACTTCATGAAAACTTCACTCAAAGTTTGAGACAAAAAAGCAGGTAGCTGTTTTATTGTTCAGTAAAGATAACAGAAATATACTTTAGTTGAAACCAAAGGAGCTCTTTCGCCAGGAACTTTCACATCTGGGAGATAGCTGAAATCAGAAGCAATCAAGGACATCTTTGGTAGCACCTCATGCAGAACCTCAAGTAATTTCTGCCAAgaaaaacatgtaaatgcaaaaaATTTATTTGTACATAAAACTTGAGGAAGATTAAGAGACTCTCTTACCAAACATCCAGTTGGCAGCCAACATCTACGAGGTTTCGGGTAAACTTTAGACCAAATACCTTTCAGTGTAGGTACTGCAGCGCTCCGAGTTGTTTTAGGCTCATCCATGTCCATGATCTCAACACAGCGTGTGATAAGTGGATCTTGCAAAGGCTTGTATAACTCACCGAGTGTTTCTCTATTGAAAAAAGAAAGGTGACTGGTGATGTAAAATCCATACATAGGTTTGTTAAGGTGCATCTTTCACAATTGAAATTTAACATTTCTTGAATTAAAGCATCTATCTGGTTTGGTAGTTACAAGTTAATGAAGAATTAGAATACGTGATATGATGCACATAGCAACAGCACGATCAAGATCAACATGCACCCTTACCGACCATGTTGCCTCTCAACCCAGACTTCCATCCATGGGGAAACTTGATTCTCTGAATAGACAAGATCGTGTGGAAGATTATCAAGTACCTACAAAGTAAGTTGATAAAGTGATTTGctggtaaaaaaaaattattagaatcatAATACGACATAGTTTTGACTAGAGCAGTTCGTCATCTTCTAGGTGAAGCCAACTGGTAACTGGTGATACATTACACAGGATGGCAGTGGAACAGTTTGAAGGATATTAACACTATTTAACAACAATAAGTCCATTACATGTTAGGTTGTTTACTGTAGCCACTTTCTTCACTTGAGTTAACTAGATCCACATCAAAGGGAAGTTTAAATTCTTTTCTACAGCTAGTAAAAATGAGCTGCAGTAAACAAATGCAACTCAAGTATAGAACACACCTCAAGCATTATAACCCAACACGGTTGTCTCTCCACATCCCCTGTAAAGAAGGAATAATTATAATAGAATTATTGCGTCAATTTATTTCTTAGTTTTTTTGGGTCATATATtccataaattttgaaaaaaaaaaaaaacatatagaaTACCCCACAACATCTCAAAAATAGGAGCATTGAAATTCAAAAAATTCATCTCAATCAAGGGAGAAGTACTATAGCAGCCTACCCCATCCCCTCCGATCAGCAGCATCACGACATTCTACCCTGAACTTTGGAATATGGCTGCGCACTTCACCAACAGTCTCTCTTTGCACTTCAGCAAGTGAAGGACTAATCTCAACTGAGCTGTAGTTAAAAATAATACATCAATTGCAATGTGCATAACGTGGCTCCAAATACAGTAGATAACCGGAATAATTAACAAGATATTCTCACTAGACTAACAGTAGCACAATTTTTAGAAACATAGCATGAGGTGTAGCTAAATCTATAATCAACTACATAACAGATAACACATATTGCAGGAGAAACAGCAAGGCAATATTTACACAGCAAATCATTTGTTTCAATCCTGTTATGTACTGGTTCCAATCATATGACAAGACTGCAGAGGAACTTTGGATTTCCATATGCACTCATCAAGAAAGAACATGACTAGAAGAGTGGGCCAGAAACTGAAAGAATAAAATACAAGAAAAATAGGGACAGAATACAAGGTCCATACACTGTTGTTGTGAGAACTCACTGAGAATAGACTAACAGTAGCACAATTTTTAGAAACATAGCATGAGTTGTAGCTAAATCTATAATCAAGTACATAACAGATAACACATATTGCAGGAGAAACAGCAAGGCAATATGTACACAGCAAATCATTTGTAGCAATCCTTTTATGTACTGGTTCCAATCATATGACAAGACTGCAGAGGAACTTTGGATTTCCATATGCACTCATCAAGAAAGAACATGACTAGAAGAGTGGGCCAGAAACTGAAAGAATAAAATACAAGAAAAATAGGGACAGAATACAAGGTCCATACACTCTTGTTGTGAGAACTCACTGAGAATAGACTAGAATCAAATTATACCAAAAGGAAATGTTGCTTGGCGGTTTCTTACTTTCTCTAACATTCATGTCTCAGTGAAAATCAAagtccaaaattaaagaattaccCTAATGGAAGTTGCTTGGGGAACACTTAAGCAACATAGAGAGATGTATTACTCAGACAATTAGATGTACAGAAAATAGTATAACAGAAGCATAGCCCAGTATCTTAAGAAAAGGTAAGAACAGGTTCTAACTTATAATTTGGTTTTAgcataaaatacatattaactGTCGAGGCACGTACGTGTAAGTCATACTGTTATAAACTTTTGGAGGAGCATTCAACATTATGTAATCCAATATACCCTTGGCACAAGTTCCTGATCCACCACCAATTTCATATATCTGATTGCAAATTAGAGGATAGTATTAACTACTAATTGAAGTAATAAAAAGTAGCAAACCATGTGTAAAGGACATATATTAGCAATGCTTACTAATGTTTTGTCCAAATTAAGTGTGTTtagtaatgaaaagaatgaaaaacaaattttacCAAGAAACAGGCATGAAGCATAGTTATAGATAACTAAAACATTAGCTAATAACATCATGGTGCAAGGCTCTCACAGCCTAGCTGCTGGAACAATAGAATATGGTGCTTTCATGGGTTCTAAACAGTAGACATGCAACCAAACAAGGAAATTCAGGAAATTTATACAGTGTTAGGTATGTTTGTGGTGAGGCACTTAAATGTGGGGATTGAAGTACAACAAGCAGATATCTTTACAAAAtcactcaacaacaacaacaacaaagccttgtcccactaggtggggtcggctTTACAAAATCACTCAAGAAGTGTAATTGTTTAAATTCATGGGAACCGAACTTCAATACATGATACGAGAAATAAGGCTGCTCTCTCCTACATTGGGGAAAATGTCTGTGGTTTGCAGGCATAAATCTTGAACGGTGAAATTTCTGCACAAACCTAGAGCCACTCAAAACATTCtttatcatctttttcttttcattttcctttttgATCTGATAAATATTTCATTCATGCcagaagataaaaaataaatagaaaaaataaattaaaaaaaaaaaacaaataactcCTATCAAGATGCACTTTACAG is a window encoding:
- the LOC107636100 gene encoding wall-associated receptor kinase-like 10, whose product is MTTMVMLRFLFHIIIIMHLLLASGKLDLQFLHDPIMAQPGCDLTCGDVEIPYPFGMKDPKCYAEEWFQIECKSNHTPYLKLINLEVTAIDVNISTVEVKNPVFHRKCHDGGRDSSLSRPKPTIEDPAGISLRGSPFVYSNKRNTFVAFGCNILGFLHSNRSVVAGCVSVCGPKEFTRLKKLVASGKKVNLGCHGKFCCVASIPSHLSEYEVTMEDIRNGSIAPGCDDYALIAKKWREELTWMVNQKESELKKNVSHYAHAVLEFEILNWINIEATNAECLKTNVTSSKMEHSGWRCKCRVGFHGNPYIAGGCVVIRDRWYHSEGTPTKELMVVYLLLCDKCIGLLSSLGSIILLLGLRWLYEVERKRIAKKSRESFFKKNGGVLLEKVLSSSEGSFDKFKLFSLKELEKATNHFNVNRILGNGGEGTVYKGMLLDGKIVAVKKFKVQGKIEQFINEFAILSQIDHRNVVKLLGCCLETEIPLLVYEFIPNGTLFQYLHDQDAYLPMTWEMRLKIAIEVAGALFYLHSAASKPIYHRDIKSTNILLDEKYNAKVADFGTSKMIAIEDTHLTTLVKGTFGYLDPEYFHTSQFTDKSDVYSFGVVLVELLTGQKPVSFVAPDEAQNLASYFILCMEEKRVFDIIDKRIMWEGRRKHINAVAKLAKRCLDLKGIKRPSMKEVSMQLYGIWELQRNSRA
- the LOC107638961 gene encoding uncharacterized protein LOC107638961 isoform X1: MLSSPLTLSPTNQFWFGISFTLLCTIPYMVTSPNGPAPLESFTAASSSINLKISGRKAYMRYLDNIYKQNDISWFTPVEIFKPWYAHAIAEAIMRTANFSVPLKIYEIGGGSGTCAKGILDYIMLNAPPKVYNSMTYTSVEISPSLAEVQRETVGEVRSHIPKFRVECRDAADRRGWGDVERQPCWVIMLEVLDNLPHDLVYSENQVSPWMEVWVERQHGRETLGELYKPLQDPLITRCVEIMDMDEPKTTRSAAVPTLKGIWSKVYPKPRRCWLPTGCLKLLEVLHEVLPKMSLIASDFSYLPDVKVPGERAPLVSTKKDGSSSDYENYMDAKVWFPISLIFQSSFFIFKHILKMKLQVISNHLSH
- the LOC107638961 gene encoding uncharacterized protein LOC107638961 isoform X2; this translates as MFIVIRRLRLPPISVGRFQNQVWTPPLHALFSTHIVADKPILVRDFVHSALYHPLHGYFSQRPRSVGVLHSSIKFNQLEGRKAYMRYLDNIYKQNDISWFTPVEIFKPWYAHAIAEAIMRTANFSVPLKIYEIGGGSGTCAKGILDYIMLNAPPKVYNSMTYTSVEISPSLAEVQRETVGEVRSHIPKFRVECRDAADRRGWGDVERQPCWVIMLEVLDNLPHDLVYSENQVSPWMEVWVERQHGRETLGELYKPLQDPLITRCVEIMDMDEPKTTRSAAVPTLKGIWSKVYPKPRRCWLPTGCLKLLEVLHEVLPKMSLIASDFSYLPDVKVPGERAPLVSTKKDGSSSDYENYMDAKVWFPISLIFQSSFFISGWLKLKGDHTSKKGKKRRTITLDTSAFMEEFGLPTKTRTKDGYNPLLDDFKNTKFYLSVPTHNIK